Part of the Streptomyces antimycoticus genome, GTCTATGACGGTAGCGGTCTGTTTGCCGTTCTCCAGCCTTGAGACCTTCGAACGTTGCCAGCCGAGTCGGGCCGCCAGCTCCTTGCCATTGAGGCCGGCCTCGGTGCGCAGCTCACGCAGCCGCGCACCGAGGGCGATACGGCCGACCTGAAAGTCAGTGCTCACACGGACGACGGTACCTGTGTCTCAAACTCCTTGGTGGGCACGGCGTGGTGCCATGCGGCGTCACGGATCTGACACGCGCGGACCACTGATTCGGCGTCCTCCAGCACGTGCACGCCCAGGGTCGTTCCCTCGCCGTCGATGACGAACTTGATGACGGTGCGGGAATCGAACAGCCAGAAGTCATAGTCCGGCAGGCCGATACGCTCCGCATCCGACCGGTAGAGGTTCCGGATGTCCTCTCCGGCCTCGACGTTGCCGAGCCCGGAGGCGAGCAGGAACCGTTGCCCCTCTGTGGGAGGCTGATCCACTAGGCGCACTCGCTCGAAGCGCTTGCCCTGCAGAGTCTGTTCGCG contains:
- a CDS encoding DUF6879 family protein, with amino-acid sequence MPDLTPFEDVSHFFQDFEHTAWRLETQRGYASDLDSPNWPRFQHGETFGYNPDSAWHLNVREQTLQGKRFERVRLVDQPPTEGQRFLLASGLGNVEAGEDIRNLYRSDAERIGLPDYDFWLFDSRTVIKFVIDGEGTTLGVHVLEDAESVVRACQIRDAAWHHAVPTKEFETQVPSSV